In one window of Eggerthella guodeyinii DNA:
- the carA gene encoding glutamine-hydrolyzing carbamoyl-phosphate synthase small subunit, whose protein sequence is MSEISKRLMKGTSKPVGAPAALVLEDGAVFRGTSCAAAGEVFGEICFNTSLEGYLEVITDPSYAGQIIAMTYPQIGNYGVNEDDAQSDEPALRGLVVRDLCTTPSNWRSAQSLPDYLRAHGVVAVEGVDTRALVRHVRDRGAQRAVLSTVDVDEASLLRKVRESASLVGQNLAATVSCASPYRFAADRLPASQAFALAAPPAPRFKVAAYDCGAKRSILENLVRAGCDVTCVPWDTPAADVLALAPDGVFLSNGPGDPEAVEGTFTQVEQLLGKVPVFGICLGHQMIAKAAGAGIEKLKFGHRGGNHPVMNLRTRRVEITAQNHGFGLVFPSLGALVPELSGGVAAHEDDLRCWVERGVAPVVENERFGRIQLTHGNLNDGTAEGVAFLDIPAFSVQYHPEASPGPTDAHYLFTAFARLMEGRADYLDIDIAEDRLAGWSFAGRKEASHA, encoded by the coding sequence TTGAGCGAGATATCGAAGCGGCTGATGAAGGGGACGTCGAAGCCCGTGGGCGCGCCGGCGGCCCTCGTGCTCGAGGACGGCGCCGTGTTCCGCGGCACGTCGTGCGCGGCAGCGGGGGAGGTGTTCGGCGAGATCTGCTTCAACACGTCGCTCGAGGGCTACCTCGAGGTGATCACCGACCCGTCGTACGCGGGCCAGATCATCGCGATGACGTACCCCCAGATCGGCAACTACGGCGTGAACGAGGACGACGCGCAGTCCGACGAGCCCGCCCTGCGCGGCCTCGTCGTGCGCGACCTGTGCACGACGCCGTCGAACTGGCGCAGCGCGCAGAGCCTGCCCGACTACCTGCGCGCGCACGGCGTGGTGGCCGTCGAGGGCGTGGACACCCGCGCGCTCGTGCGCCACGTGCGCGACCGCGGCGCGCAGCGCGCCGTGCTGTCCACCGTCGACGTCGACGAGGCCAGCCTCCTGCGCAAGGTGCGCGAGAGCGCTTCGCTCGTCGGGCAGAACCTCGCGGCCACGGTGTCGTGCGCGAGCCCGTACCGCTTCGCGGCCGACCGGCTGCCGGCCTCGCAGGCGTTCGCGCTCGCCGCGCCTCCCGCGCCCCGGTTCAAGGTGGCGGCCTACGACTGCGGCGCCAAGCGCTCCATCCTCGAGAACCTCGTGCGCGCCGGGTGCGACGTGACCTGCGTGCCGTGGGACACCCCGGCCGCCGACGTGCTGGCGCTGGCCCCCGACGGCGTGTTCCTGTCGAACGGCCCGGGCGACCCCGAAGCCGTCGAGGGCACGTTCACCCAGGTGGAGCAGTTGCTGGGCAAGGTGCCCGTGTTCGGCATCTGCCTGGGGCACCAGATGATCGCCAAGGCGGCGGGCGCGGGCATCGAGAAGCTCAAGTTCGGCCACCGCGGCGGCAACCACCCCGTCATGAACCTGCGCACGCGCCGTGTGGAGATCACCGCGCAGAACCACGGCTTCGGGCTCGTGTTCCCCAGCCTGGGCGCGCTCGTGCCGGAGCTGTCGGGCGGCGTCGCCGCGCACGAGGACGACCTGCGCTGCTGGGTGGAGCGCGGCGTCGCCCCCGTCGTCGAGAACGAGCGCTTCGGACGCATCCAGCTCACGCACGGGAACCTCAACGACGGCACGGCCGAGGGCGTCGCGTTCCTCGACATCCCCGCGTTCTCCGTGCAGTACCATCCCGAGGCCTCGCCCGGGCCCACCGACGCCCACTACCTGTTCACGGCGTTCGCGCGGCTCATGGAGGGACGCGCCGACTACCTCGATATCGACATCGCCGAGGATCGCCTGGCCGGCTGGTCGTTCGCGGGGCGGAAGGAGGCCTCCCATGCCTAA
- the carB gene encoding carbamoyl-phosphate synthase large subunit, with the protein MPKRTDIDTILVIGSGPIVIGQACEFDYSGAQACKVLKADGYRVVLVNSNPATIMTDPGLADRTYVEPITVEFVEQVIAKERPDALLPTLGGQTGLNTAVELARAGILDKYGVEMIGCDLEAIERGEDRKLFNDCMAELGIETARSGYAYSLADAEAIVAELGYPVVLRPSFTLGGAGGGIAHDAAELREIVGQGLELSPAAEVLVEESIEGWKEYEMEVMRDHAGNGIIVCSIENFDAMGVHTGDSITVAPAQTLTDVEYQRMRAASLAILEKIGVETGGSNVQFSINPDNGRMIVIEMNPRVSRSSALASKATGFPIAKAAAKLAVGYTLDEIVNDITKATPACFEPSIDYCVVKVPRFAFEKFQGTDDTLSTRMKAVGEIMAIGRTFEEALGKAMRSLENGRAGLGGDGKGDEAAAGDEALEDLVARPTAERIFYLAEALRRGWTVERASAVSRVDPFFVARMADIVRVQENLRGTPLDELDADAFRLLKRMGMADAQIAHLTGSDELTVRTCRKMLHVVPAFKTVDTCAAEFPSATAYHYKTYDADETEVAPKTRRRAMILGAGPNRIGQGIEFDYCCVHASYALAEAGFETVMVNCNPETVSTDYDTSDKLYFEPLTFEDVMDIVDVEQPDGVVVTLGGQTPLKLANALAAAGVPIMGTSPEAIDLAEDRDRFSAVLDELGIVYPAAGMASTYQEACVVADQIGFPLLVRPSYVLGGRGMGIVYDGAQLEKYMAEAAKISPDHPVYLDRFLEGAVEVDLDALCDGDRVYVGGVLEHIEMAGIHSGDSACCTPPFALSEAVQAQLRAIARRLALRLGVVGLINIQFAIKDQVIYIIEANPRASRTVPFTSKATGVPLAKAAARIMAGEKLADLGLPEADRRLEHFSVKEAVMPFGRFPGADTVLGPEMKSTGEVMGIARTFPAAFAKTQLAISYALPEGGTVFISVCDRDKRAIVSIARDIARLGFRIVATGGTARALRAAGVACEQVKKIHEGEDNVRDMIAAGDVSLMINTPFGHATRADGYELRLEAVKHGVTHVTNLAGAQAMVAGMEVARANGLTAVALQDLPQWEPVG; encoded by the coding sequence ATGCCTAAGCGCACCGACATCGACACCATCCTCGTCATCGGCAGCGGCCCCATCGTCATCGGGCAGGCGTGCGAGTTCGACTACTCGGGCGCGCAGGCGTGCAAGGTGCTGAAGGCCGACGGCTACCGCGTGGTGCTCGTGAACAGCAACCCCGCCACCATCATGACCGACCCGGGGCTGGCCGACCGCACCTACGTCGAGCCCATCACCGTCGAGTTCGTCGAGCAGGTCATCGCGAAGGAGCGCCCCGACGCGCTGCTGCCCACGCTGGGCGGCCAGACCGGCCTCAACACGGCCGTCGAGCTCGCGCGCGCCGGCATCCTGGACAAGTACGGCGTGGAGATGATCGGCTGCGACCTCGAGGCCATCGAGCGCGGCGAGGACCGCAAGCTGTTCAACGACTGCATGGCCGAGCTGGGCATCGAGACGGCGCGCTCGGGCTACGCCTACTCGCTGGCCGACGCCGAGGCCATCGTGGCCGAGCTCGGCTACCCCGTGGTGCTGCGCCCCTCGTTCACGCTGGGCGGCGCGGGCGGCGGCATCGCGCACGACGCGGCCGAGCTGCGCGAGATCGTGGGCCAGGGCCTGGAGCTGTCGCCGGCGGCCGAGGTGCTCGTGGAGGAGAGCATCGAGGGCTGGAAGGAGTACGAGATGGAGGTCATGCGCGACCATGCCGGCAACGGCATCATCGTGTGCTCCATCGAGAACTTCGACGCCATGGGCGTGCACACGGGCGACTCCATCACGGTGGCGCCTGCGCAGACGCTCACCGACGTGGAGTACCAGCGCATGCGCGCGGCGTCGCTGGCCATCCTCGAGAAGATCGGCGTGGAGACGGGCGGCTCCAACGTGCAGTTCTCCATCAACCCCGACAACGGCCGCATGATCGTCATCGAGATGAACCCGCGCGTGTCGCGCTCCTCGGCGCTCGCGTCGAAGGCCACCGGCTTCCCCATCGCGAAGGCGGCGGCGAAGCTGGCCGTAGGCTACACGCTCGACGAGATCGTGAACGACATCACGAAGGCCACGCCGGCCTGCTTCGAGCCGTCCATCGACTACTGCGTGGTGAAGGTGCCGCGCTTCGCGTTCGAGAAGTTCCAGGGCACCGACGACACGCTGTCCACGCGCATGAAGGCCGTCGGCGAGATCATGGCCATCGGCCGCACGTTCGAGGAGGCGCTCGGCAAGGCCATGCGCTCGCTCGAGAACGGGCGCGCGGGCCTCGGCGGCGACGGCAAGGGCGACGAGGCCGCCGCGGGCGACGAGGCGCTCGAGGACCTCGTGGCGCGCCCCACGGCCGAGCGCATCTTCTACCTCGCCGAGGCGCTGCGCCGCGGCTGGACGGTGGAGCGCGCGAGCGCGGTGAGCCGCGTGGACCCCTTCTTCGTCGCGCGCATGGCCGACATCGTGCGCGTGCAGGAGAACCTGCGCGGCACGCCGCTCGACGAGCTTGATGCCGACGCGTTCCGCCTGCTCAAGCGCATGGGGATGGCCGACGCGCAAATCGCGCACCTCACGGGCTCCGACGAGCTCACCGTGCGCACGTGCCGCAAGATGCTCCACGTGGTGCCGGCGTTCAAGACCGTGGACACCTGCGCGGCCGAGTTCCCCAGCGCGACGGCCTACCACTACAAGACCTACGACGCCGACGAGACGGAGGTCGCGCCGAAGACGCGCCGGCGCGCCATGATCCTGGGCGCCGGGCCGAACCGCATCGGCCAGGGCATCGAGTTCGACTACTGCTGCGTGCACGCGAGCTACGCGCTTGCCGAGGCCGGCTTCGAGACCGTCATGGTGAACTGCAACCCCGAGACCGTGTCCACCGACTACGACACGTCCGACAAGCTGTACTTCGAGCCGCTCACGTTCGAGGACGTCATGGACATCGTGGACGTCGAGCAGCCCGACGGCGTGGTGGTCACGCTCGGCGGGCAGACGCCGCTCAAGCTGGCGAACGCGCTGGCGGCGGCCGGCGTGCCCATCATGGGCACCTCGCCGGAGGCCATCGACCTGGCCGAGGACCGCGACCGCTTCTCGGCCGTCTTGGACGAGCTGGGCATCGTCTACCCGGCCGCCGGCATGGCCTCCACCTATCAGGAGGCCTGCGTCGTGGCCGACCAGATCGGCTTCCCGCTGCTCGTGCGCCCCAGCTACGTGCTGGGCGGGCGCGGCATGGGCATCGTCTACGACGGCGCCCAGCTGGAGAAGTACATGGCCGAGGCCGCGAAGATATCGCCCGACCATCCGGTGTACCTCGACCGCTTCCTCGAAGGGGCGGTCGAAGTGGACCTCGACGCGCTCTGCGACGGCGACCGGGTGTACGTGGGCGGCGTGCTCGAGCACATCGAGATGGCGGGCATCCACTCGGGCGACTCGGCCTGCTGCACCCCGCCGTTCGCGCTGTCCGAGGCCGTGCAGGCGCAGCTGCGCGCCATCGCGCGCCGCTTGGCGCTGCGCCTGGGCGTGGTGGGGCTCATCAACATCCAGTTCGCCATCAAAGACCAGGTCATCTACATCATCGAGGCGAACCCGCGCGCCAGCCGCACGGTGCCCTTCACCTCGAAGGCCACGGGCGTGCCGCTGGCGAAGGCGGCCGCCCGCATCATGGCGGGGGAGAAGCTGGCCGACTTGGGGCTGCCCGAGGCCGACCGCCGGCTCGAGCACTTCAGCGTGAAGGAGGCCGTCATGCCCTTCGGCCGCTTCCCCGGCGCCGACACGGTGCTCGGCCCCGAGATGAAGTCCACCGGCGAGGTCATGGGCATCGCCCGCACCTTCCCGGCGGCGTTCGCGAAGACCCAGCTGGCCATCAGCTACGCGCTGCCCGAGGGCGGCACGGTGTTCATCAGCGTGTGCGACCGCGACAAGCGCGCCATCGTGTCCATCGCCCGCGACATCGCGCGCCTGGGCTTCCGCATCGTGGCCACGGGCGGCACGGCCCGCGCGCTGCGGGCGGCCGGCGTGGCGTGCGAGCAGGTCAAGAAGATCCACGAGGGCGAGGACAACGTGCGCGACATGATCGCCGCGGGCGACGTCTCGCTCATGATCAACACGCCCTTCGGCCATGCCACGCGCGCCGACGGCTACGAGCTGCGCCTCGAGGCCGTGAAGCACGGGGTGACCCACGTCACGAACCTCGCCGGCGCCCAGGCCATGGTGGCCGGCATGGAGGTGGCCCGCGCGAACGGCCTCACGGCTGTGGCCCTCCAGGACCTCCCTCAATGGGAGCCCGTAGGGTAG
- a CDS encoding flavodoxin family protein, with translation MKALAINGSPRRGANTATMLRHALAGAASRGAETKLVHLRDLSFSGCASCFACKRKGARTEGRCALRDGATPLLDEALGSDVVVLGSPMYLGGVTGTMKSLLERLVFPSLSYDVADRRCFEGRIATGFAYTMGMPHDLVERAGYPALFEANRSYLELLGGPSAYVVAADAYQFDDYARYAASNFDEREKARVRAERFPRECEEAYAMAVALCESSEVRPLGPVRASNRPGMQRPSTLRAPIEGGPGGPQP, from the coding sequence ATGAAAGCGCTCGCGATCAACGGGAGCCCGCGACGAGGCGCGAACACGGCGACCATGCTTCGCCACGCGCTCGCGGGCGCGGCGTCGCGCGGGGCGGAGACGAAGCTCGTGCACCTGCGGGACCTCTCCTTCTCGGGATGCGCGAGCTGCTTCGCCTGCAAGCGGAAGGGCGCGCGCACCGAGGGGCGCTGCGCCCTGCGCGACGGCGCGACGCCGCTGCTCGACGAGGCGCTGGGAAGCGACGTGGTGGTGCTGGGGTCGCCGATGTACCTGGGCGGCGTGACCGGGACGATGAAGTCGCTGCTCGAGCGGCTCGTGTTCCCGAGCCTCTCCTACGACGTCGCCGACCGCCGCTGCTTCGAGGGGCGCATCGCCACGGGCTTCGCCTACACGATGGGGATGCCGCACGACCTGGTGGAACGGGCCGGCTACCCCGCCCTGTTCGAGGCGAACCGCTCGTACCTGGAGCTGCTGGGCGGCCCGTCCGCGTACGTCGTCGCGGCGGACGCGTACCAGTTCGACGACTACGCGCGCTACGCGGCCTCGAACTTCGACGAGCGCGAGAAGGCGCGCGTGCGCGCCGAGCGCTTCCCCCGGGAATGCGAGGAAGCGTACGCCATGGCCGTGGCGCTGTGCGAGAGCTCGGAGGTTCGGCCGCTCGGGCCGGTTCGCGCGTCGAACCGGCCCGGGATGCAACGCCCCTCTACCCTACGGGCTCCCATTGAGGGAGGTCCTGGAGGGCCACAGCCGTGA
- a CDS encoding GNAT family N-acetyltransferase produces the protein MESEAGSLYDGSCEVVAALDAIAGRWKLPILWRLAAGPVRYNELKRLVRGVTNTALTRALRELEADGLVERTEYPEVPPRVEYALSPAGRALEPSLEALVSWAGSRARGGVEVRRLAPDDDRTAVAQVYVRTWRAAYAGIVEQAFLDALEPGAWAASLEERAGRTWAAYADGGVAGVCTYGPARDEALAGWGEVVSLYVLPERGGRGIGSRLLDAALDALAAEGFERAYLWVLEDNRGARAFYERRGFAPNGDVMEVEVGGSPLREVRYVRGLTRRS, from the coding sequence ATGGAATCGGAAGCGGGAAGCCTGTACGACGGGTCGTGCGAGGTCGTGGCGGCGCTCGACGCGATCGCCGGACGCTGGAAGCTCCCCATCCTGTGGCGGCTCGCGGCGGGCCCCGTGCGCTACAACGAGCTGAAGCGCCTCGTGCGCGGCGTGACGAACACGGCGCTCACGCGGGCGCTGCGCGAGCTGGAAGCCGACGGCCTCGTCGAGCGCACCGAATATCCCGAGGTGCCGCCGCGGGTGGAGTACGCCCTCTCGCCGGCCGGCCGCGCCCTCGAGCCCTCGCTGGAGGCGCTCGTCTCGTGGGCCGGGAGCCGCGCGAGGGGCGGCGTCGAGGTGCGGAGGCTCGCGCCCGACGACGACCGGACGGCGGTGGCGCAGGTGTACGTGCGCACGTGGCGGGCGGCGTACGCGGGCATCGTCGAGCAGGCGTTCCTCGACGCGCTGGAGCCGGGCGCGTGGGCGGCGTCGCTCGAGGAGCGCGCGGGTCGGACGTGGGCGGCGTACGCGGACGGCGGCGTGGCGGGCGTGTGCACGTACGGGCCGGCGCGCGACGAGGCGCTCGCCGGCTGGGGCGAGGTCGTGTCGCTGTACGTGCTGCCCGAACGCGGAGGGCGCGGCATCGGATCGCGCTTGCTGGATGCCGCGCTCGACGCGCTGGCGGCCGAGGGGTTCGAGCGCGCCTACCTCTGGGTGCTCGAGGACAACCGCGGCGCCCGCGCCTTCTACGAGCGCCGCGGGTTCGCGCCGAACGGCGACGTCATGGAGGTCGAGGTAGGCGGAAGCCCCTTGCGCGAGGTCAGGTACGTGCGCGGCCTCACTCGTCGATCATGA
- a CDS encoding VOC family protein, giving the protein MGFSLFINFDGNCRQAVDFYAHVFDSEVQGLMTFSEMPPDPTYVVSEEDRDKIMYCSMMIGGTNVMFSDVPSGMPFTQGNNISPVVSLKKDADVSRAFDRLKAGGTVDMELQTTFWSPLYGMVTDRFGVSWQLMIDE; this is encoded by the coding sequence ATGGGATTCTCACTGTTCATCAACTTCGACGGGAACTGCAGGCAAGCCGTCGACTTCTACGCGCACGTGTTCGATTCGGAAGTGCAAGGGCTCATGACGTTCAGCGAGATGCCGCCCGACCCAACCTATGTCGTCTCCGAGGAGGATCGCGACAAGATCATGTACTGCAGCATGATGATCGGCGGCACGAACGTCATGTTCAGCGACGTGCCGAGCGGCATGCCGTTCACGCAGGGAAACAACATCAGCCCCGTGGTGAGTCTGAAGAAGGACGCCGACGTGAGCCGCGCCTTCGACCGGCTCAAGGCGGGCGGAACGGTGGACATGGAACTGCAGACGACGTTCTGGAGCCCGCTGTACGGCATGGTGACCGACCGCTTCGGCGTGTCCTGGCAGCTCATGATCGACGAGTGA
- a CDS encoding VOC family protein: MHLPTQRLSTFLTFNGNAREAMEFYAAVVPGARIESLALFGEGAPNGDEGTVLNGSLSIGDANLLFMDMQAASPAPAFSWATSLFLACADEDEFDRAFAGLSQDGAVMMGPEPVMDLRKVAWVTDRFGVTWQMVWD; encoded by the coding sequence ATGCACCTTCCCACCCAGCGTCTCAGCACGTTCCTCACGTTCAACGGCAACGCCCGGGAGGCGATGGAGTTCTACGCGGCCGTCGTTCCCGGAGCGCGCATCGAATCGCTTGCGCTGTTCGGCGAAGGCGCGCCGAACGGGGACGAGGGCACCGTCTTGAACGGCTCCCTTTCGATCGGCGATGCGAACCTGCTGTTCATGGACATGCAGGCCGCGAGCCCCGCGCCTGCGTTCAGCTGGGCGACGTCGCTGTTCCTCGCATGCGCCGACGAAGACGAGTTCGACCGCGCGTTCGCCGGGCTGTCGCAGGACGGAGCCGTGATGATGGGTCCCGAGCCGGTGATGGATCTGCGCAAGGTCGCCTGGGTGACCGATCGGTTCGGCGTGACCTGGCAGATGGTATGGGATTAG